The Oleispira antarctica RB-8 genome contains the following window.
AAGCTTAATAAAGCAGGCGCTCAAAACATGGATCGTGCCGGTTCCGTGAGCGTCGAAGAAGAATTATTGAAAGCTCACAAGTTACAAAACAAAGCCAAAAGCATCATGACAGGAGTTCTAAGCGACGTTAAATTTGGCAAACCTTTAGAGGCCGAAGCCTTTGATGACCTTGCCGACGGCATGATTGATTCCGTGGTCCGCAACCATAACGCCCTCGCGTGCCTTGGCCGTATTCGGGCAAAAGATAATTATTTAATGGAGCACTCTATCAACCTTGCCGTATTGATGGGCATTTTTGCCAAATCGATGAAGATTGATAGAGACACCATGCACCAAGTAATGGTGGGCGCCTTACTGCACGATATTGGTAAAATCATGGTGCCTGATAATATTTTGCATAAGCCTGGCAAGCTCGATGATGATGAGTTTGCTCGCATGAAACAGCATGTGGTATTCAGCCGCGATTTATTAAAAAACACTCCTGGCATTCATCCTTTAACAGTCGACGTCGCAGCTCAGCATCACGAGCGCATTGACGGCAGTGGCTACCCAGAAGGCCTCATGGGTTGTGATATTTGTCGTGAAGGTAAAATGGTCGCCATTACCGATGTTTATGATGCAATAACTGCTGACCGCTGTTATCACAAAGGCTTACCTCCAACTGTCGCATTGAAAAAACTGCTTGAATGGAGTGGAACTCACTTAGAAGAAGGTCTTGTGCATACCTTCATTCGCAGCATGGGAATTTACCCAGTTGGCTCTTTAGTTATGATGGAGAGTGGGCGTTTAGCGGTGGTAATTGAAGCCAGCGAAAAAGATCAAACGCGTCCTATCGTAAAAGTGATTTACCACACCCGTTTAAAGCAGTACATACCCACAGAAATTGTTGATTTGAGTAAACCCATTAGCCAGGACAGCATTAAAAGCTCTGTTGACCCCGAGAAGTGGCGTATCAAAATAGCGGATTTCCTTACTTAATATGATAACTATTAAGGGGGGGTACAATAACGTCCTCCCTATCGATTACCTTACCTTTCTCAGCATTCACAGCGTTATTCTGATGGCGTCGATAATTTAATGTTAACTGTGTAATAACCTGTAACCATTCTTCGGTCACATTCAATTTCTTGCCTTTCATGTTTATCCTTTTCGTTCAGAGCAATAAATGATTCAAACGCAGTTTAACTAAATCTACTGACAAATACTGTCAGTAGATTTGGTCATATTTTAAGGAAAATTAAAGAATGATGATTTTTGAGCAGATTCAGACACAGTTAAACTTTTTTGCTTTCTAATAGCTGTAACCAAGCAGTAATCTGTGCAGATTCCTCTGGTGATTCAATAACATGGACCTCATCAAGCTCTATTAATAACTTATCAAAAGCTCGCACTCTTCGGCCTTTAATGAACGCAACCCGTGCTAACGCTTTCGCATGAAGTTGTCCGGCCACTAAAAACTGGTGTTCTATATAACAATATTTTCGATTCCAACTTAAAACGCGCGTCGTAATATCAACCTTGGCTAACGGTTTAATTTCTTTTATAAATGAAATACTTTGTGAACTTAATACCGACTTCCAACCGCCCCCAAAAAATTTTGATAGCGAATTTATTTGTATTAGATACTGAGTTCTCGCCAAATCTAGCAAGGCAGGATAGCGTGAGTTCGTTAAATGGAAATTAAAATCGCAATCTGTAGGCCATACTCTTATTTGCGTATGGCTTAATTCCAAGACTTCAATCTGCGATAATCGCTTGCGTAACAACAGCAAGCGCAGCATTCTAAAAATCAAATTCATGATTACTTCTCAGTTGATTTTTTAGCCGGATTGTCAGCAACATCAACTTTACGAATAAGGCCTTCTTGAGCAACCGAAGCAACCAATTCACCCTGCTGATTATAAACCTGTCCACGACAGTAGCCACGCCCTGAAGAGGCACTTGGACTATCCAAAGAATACAATAACCACTCGTCCATTTTTACCGGGCGGTGAAACCAAATAGCATGATCTAAACTGGCAACCTGCATGCCTTTTTGCGCAAAAGAAACACCGTGAGGCATCATAGATGTACCGATTAAATTAAAGTCAGTAGCATACGTAAGTACACTTGCATGCACCATTGGATCATCAGTCAGAGGCGCATCAGCTTTCATCCACGCGTACTTAATCGGATCCTGCTTTTGAGGGGCAAAAATATTAATTGGATCAATCGCGCGAATCTCAATTGGCTTATCCGCCGTATAAATATCGCGCACTCGCTCTGGAAACTTGTCTTTAAACATACGGCTTAGCTCAAGCTGAGAGACTAGTCCTTCAGGCCCTTGCACATCAGGCATGGTATCTTGATGTTCAAAGCCTTCTTCAGGATGCTGGAATGAGCACATCATAGTCAAAATGGCTTTGCCATTCTGACTCGCAGTAATCTGCCTCATAGCAAAGCTGCGACCATCGCGTACGCAGTCCACTTCAAACTCAATACTATCAATCACATTGCCAGGGCGTAAGAAATAGGCATGCAACGAAT
Protein-coding sequences here:
- the tesB gene encoding Acyl-CoA thioesterase II; this translates as MSHVQELVDLLRLESIGVNRFRGGCQDLGFRNLFGGQVLGQSLSAASQTLPKGEWAPHSLHAYFLRPGNVIDSIEFEVDCVRDGRSFAMRQITASQNGKAILTMMCSFQHPEEGFEHQDTMPDVQGPEGLVSQLELSRMFKDKFPERVRDIYTADKPIEIRAIDPINIFAPQKQDPIKYAWMKADAPLTDDPMVHASVLTYATDFNLIGTSMMPHGVSFAQKGMQVASLDHAIWFHRPVKMDEWLLYSLDSPSASSGRGYCRGQVYNQQGELVASVAQEGLIRKVDVADNPAKKSTEK
- a CDS encoding putative metal-dependent phosphohydrolase, translating into MIKRISIDKLRPNMYVSDLNCDWIPHHKLKREGRIPNDATIEQLKQRGIKEVYIDTDRGPDEADAVTLQEVEQQNQAKLNKAGAQNMDRAGSVSVEEELLKAHKLQNKAKSIMTGVLSDVKFGKPLEAEAFDDLADGMIDSVVRNHNALACLGRIRAKDNYLMEHSINLAVLMGIFAKSMKIDRDTMHQVMVGALLHDIGKIMVPDNILHKPGKLDDDEFARMKQHVVFSRDLLKNTPGIHPLTVDVAAQHHERIDGSGYPEGLMGCDICREGKMVAITDVYDAITADRCYHKGLPPTVALKKLLEWSGTHLEEGLVHTFIRSMGIYPVGSLVMMESGRLAVVIEASEKDQTRPIVKVIYHTRLKQYIPTEIVDLSKPISQDSIKSSVDPEKWRIKIADFLT